From Nguyenibacter vanlangensis, one genomic window encodes:
- the tsaD gene encoding tRNA (adenosine(37)-N6)-threonylcarbamoyltransferase complex transferase subunit TsaD, whose product MTLSSSPAPILAIESSCDDTACAILDADGTVLADTVLSQAGHVPFGGVVPEIAARAHLAALPALVRRTLDDAGMRATDIGAVAASTGPGLIGGLIVGAGLAKGLAVALDRPFVAVNHIEAHALTARLPGLVPGGAAFPYLLLLVSGGHCQCIAVEGVGRYRRLGGTIDDAAGEAFDKVAKMLGLGWPGGPAVEALAREGDPAPWPLPRPLLGRPGCDFSFSGLKTAVAQKLAPFAGDALPRAAAAGIAASFQDAVADIVADRVAHALEMMPQATLLVAAGGVAANGALRARLTALADAHGLPFAAPPLRLCTDNAVMVGWAAIETIRACRALGLPAGQDLDLLPRPRWPLEQMAERFAPLHGRAPSSSMCPSSMCPDSM is encoded by the coding sequence ATGACCCTATCGTCCTCCCCTGCCCCCATCCTGGCAATCGAATCGTCGTGCGACGACACGGCCTGCGCCATTCTGGACGCCGACGGCACGGTGCTGGCCGACACCGTGCTGTCGCAGGCCGGCCATGTGCCGTTCGGCGGCGTGGTGCCCGAAATCGCGGCGCGGGCCCATCTGGCGGCGCTGCCGGCCCTGGTGCGCCGCACCCTGGACGATGCCGGGATGCGTGCGACGGATATCGGCGCGGTGGCGGCCAGCACCGGGCCCGGCCTGATCGGCGGACTGATCGTGGGGGCCGGCCTGGCCAAGGGGCTGGCCGTGGCGCTGGACCGGCCCTTCGTCGCCGTGAACCATATCGAGGCGCATGCCCTGACCGCCCGCCTGCCCGGCCTGGTGCCGGGGGGGGCGGCGTTTCCCTATCTGCTGCTGCTGGTCTCGGGCGGGCATTGCCAGTGCATCGCCGTCGAAGGAGTCGGACGCTATCGCAGGCTGGGCGGCACGATCGACGACGCGGCGGGCGAGGCGTTCGACAAGGTGGCGAAGATGCTGGGCCTGGGCTGGCCCGGCGGGCCGGCGGTCGAGGCGCTGGCGCGCGAGGGCGATCCGGCGCCCTGGCCGCTGCCCCGTCCGCTGCTGGGCCGGCCGGGCTGCGATTTTTCGTTCTCGGGGCTGAAGACGGCGGTGGCGCAGAAGCTGGCGCCGTTCGCCGGCGACGCCCTGCCCCGTGCCGCGGCGGCCGGCATCGCCGCCAGTTTCCAGGACGCGGTGGCCGATATCGTCGCCGACCGGGTGGCGCATGCGCTGGAGATGATGCCGCAGGCGACCCTGCTGGTGGCGGCCGGCGGCGTCGCGGCGAACGGGGCGCTGCGCGCGCGGCTGACCGCGCTGGCGGATGCGCATGGCCTGCCCTTCGCCGCGCCGCCGCTGCGCCTGTGCACCGACAATGCCGTCATGGTGGGCTGGGCCGCGATCGAGACGATCCGCGCCTGCCGGGCGCTGGGCCTGCCGGCCGGACAGGATTTGGACCTGCTGCCCCGGCCGCGCTGGCCGCTGGAGCAGATGGCCGAGCGGTTCGCCCCTCTTCATGGGCGTGCCCCGTCTTCATCGATGTGCCCCTCTTCGATGTGCCCCGATTCGATGTGA
- a CDS encoding 23S rRNA (adenine(2030)-N(6))-methyltransferase RlmJ, whose product MNYRHAFHAGNFADCMKHVLLVLILQALARKPAAFSVLDTHAGIGSYDLTGDQAGRTGEWRAGIGRLLESAAPGVPDAYLDLVRRTGAPAAYPGSPLIAAMMLRPQDRLVCCELHPEDSRALRAVFAGNPQVSVHARDGYQALGALLPPREAKRGLVLIDPPFEQPDEFARLAAGIATAHRRFATGIIAAWYPIKNRAPVRAFRDSLRDSGIRDIVALELTLRPPLDPARLNGSGLVVVNPPYGFVEQGLSALRALAHLSPDGTGEAGATRIARE is encoded by the coding sequence ATGAACTACCGTCACGCCTTTCATGCCGGCAATTTCGCCGATTGCATGAAGCATGTCCTGCTGGTGCTGATCCTGCAGGCGCTGGCGCGCAAGCCGGCCGCGTTTTCGGTGCTGGATACCCATGCGGGGATCGGCAGCTACGACCTGACCGGTGATCAGGCCGGGCGCACCGGGGAGTGGCGCGCGGGGATCGGCCGCCTGCTGGAATCGGCCGCGCCGGGCGTGCCCGACGCCTATCTGGACCTGGTGCGCCGGACCGGGGCGCCCGCCGCCTATCCCGGATCGCCGCTGATCGCCGCGATGATGCTGCGCCCGCAGGACAGGCTGGTCTGCTGCGAGCTGCATCCCGAGGACAGTCGCGCGCTGCGCGCCGTCTTTGCCGGCAATCCGCAGGTTTCGGTCCATGCCCGCGACGGCTACCAGGCGCTGGGCGCGCTGCTGCCGCCGCGCGAGGCGAAGCGCGGGCTGGTGCTGATCGACCCGCCGTTCGAGCAGCCGGACGAATTCGCCCGGCTGGCGGCCGGGATCGCAACGGCGCATCGGCGATTCGCCACCGGCATCATCGCGGCATGGTATCCGATCAAGAATCGCGCGCCGGTGCGTGCCTTCCGCGATTCGCTGCGCGATTCGGGGATTCGCGACATCGTGGCGCTGGAACTGACCCTGCGGCCGCCGCTGGATCCGGCGCGGCTGAACGGCAGCGGGCTGGTAGTGGTCAATCCGCCCTATGGCTTTGTCGAACAGGGACTTTCGGCGCTGCGGGCCCTTGCCCACCTGTCCCCGGATGGGACAGGAGAGGCCGGCGCGACGCGGATCGCCCGGGAATAG
- a CDS encoding NAD(P)H-dependent glycerol-3-phosphate dehydrogenase, whose amino-acid sequence MNATRIAVIGAGAWGIALAVQAARAGARVHLWARHPESLTPGRALPRLPQVVLPESITVTGEMPREADAVLLAVPMQHLRAVLAHVPAAGPMIACCKGVERDTLALPLEVIAERFPGLPRAVLSGPNFAHEVAQGLPTAAVLAGGELAPARDLADHLTTPEFRLYASDDAIGVQVGGAAKNVIAIAAGATIGAGLGENARASLITRGLAELGRLSQGLGGRAATLSGLAGVGDLILTCTGASSRNFSLGLALGQGESLETILRHRTTVAEGVSTAPAILALARRHDIAVPVIETVSLLLAGDIGMAEARDRLLSRPVGTE is encoded by the coding sequence ATGAACGCGACACGCATAGCCGTCATCGGGGCCGGGGCCTGGGGCATCGCGCTGGCCGTCCAGGCCGCGCGGGCCGGCGCGCGGGTCCATCTGTGGGCGCGGCACCCCGAAAGCCTGACGCCCGGGCGTGCCTTGCCGCGCCTGCCGCAGGTCGTGCTGCCCGAATCGATCACCGTGACCGGCGAGATGCCGCGGGAGGCCGACGCGGTGCTGCTGGCCGTGCCGATGCAGCATCTGCGCGCGGTGCTGGCGCACGTGCCGGCGGCGGGGCCGATGATCGCCTGCTGCAAGGGGGTGGAACGCGACACGCTGGCGCTGCCGCTGGAGGTGATCGCCGAACGGTTCCCCGGCCTGCCGCGCGCCGTGCTGTCCGGGCCGAATTTCGCGCACGAGGTGGCGCAGGGCCTGCCGACGGCGGCGGTGCTGGCCGGCGGCGAACTGGCGCCGGCGCGGGACCTGGCGGACCATCTGACGACGCCGGAATTCCGGCTTTACGCCAGTGACGACGCGATCGGCGTGCAGGTCGGCGGGGCGGCGAAGAACGTGATCGCCATCGCCGCCGGCGCGACGATCGGCGCCGGGCTGGGCGAGAATGCCCGGGCGTCGCTGATCACCCGCGGACTGGCCGAGTTGGGGCGGCTGTCGCAGGGCCTGGGGGGCCGGGCCGCGACCCTGTCCGGGCTGGCGGGGGTCGGGGACCTGATCCTGACCTGCACCGGGGCGTCGTCGCGCAATTTCAGCCTGGGCCTGGCGCTGGGACAGGGTGAGAGCCTGGAGACGATCCTGCGCCACCGCACGACGGTGGCCGAGGGGGTGAGCACCGCGCCCGCGATCCTGGCGCTGGCGCGCCGGCACGATATCGCCGTGCCGGTGATCGAGACGGTGTCGCTGCTGCTGGCCGGGGATATCGGCATGGCGGAGGCGCGGGACAGGCTGCTGAGCCGGCCGGTCGGCACGGAATAG
- a CDS encoding NupC/NupG family nucleoside CNT transporter, with translation MAVLRGILGLACLIGLAILFSTDRRNIRPRIVLAAVAMQVALGGLVLFVPPGRRALHAVSDGVNLVLGYGAEGIRFLFGGLVDPRMLTLFPDDGFIFAFRILPQIVYISALIAILYHYGVMQRTARILGGLVRAALGTTTIESFSAVTTIFLGQSEMPVAIRPYVPLLTRGELFAVMSSGTASVAGSVLAGYAGLGVPMEYLLAASVMAIPGGLLFAKIIMPSDEETRITRLDLDFGHERPANMFEAIAVGASSGVAVAVAVGSMLIAFIGLIALANGLTHGMGTWFGVADLSLERIFGVVFAPLAWLVGVPWHACGIVGAIMGQKLIFNEFVAYVTLSPLFHQATLDGRTLAIASFALCGFSNLSSVGILIAAFGSVAPERRSEIARIGLRAVLAGSLSNFASATIAGMFVG, from the coding sequence ATGGCGGTTCTGCGCGGTATCCTGGGACTGGCCTGCCTGATCGGCCTGGCAATCCTGTTTTCGACCGACCGCCGGAACATCCGGCCCCGGATCGTCCTGGCCGCCGTGGCGATGCAGGTGGCGCTGGGCGGGCTGGTCCTGTTCGTGCCGCCGGGGCGCCGGGCGCTCCATGCCGTGTCCGACGGGGTCAACCTGGTGCTCGGCTACGGCGCGGAGGGCATCCGGTTTTTGTTCGGCGGCCTGGTCGATCCGCGCATGCTCACCCTGTTCCCGGACGACGGCTTCATCTTCGCGTTCCGCATCCTGCCGCAGATCGTCTATATCTCGGCGCTGATCGCCATCCTGTACCATTACGGCGTCATGCAGCGCACGGCCCGAATCCTGGGCGGCCTGGTCCGCGCGGCGCTCGGCACCACGACGATCGAATCCTTCTCCGCCGTCACCACCATCTTCCTGGGACAGAGCGAGATGCCGGTCGCCATCCGGCCCTATGTCCCGCTGCTGACCAGGGGCGAACTGTTCGCGGTGATGTCCAGCGGCACGGCCTCGGTCGCCGGCTCGGTGCTCGCGGGCTATGCCGGCCTGGGCGTGCCGATGGAATATCTGCTGGCGGCCTCGGTGATGGCGATCCCCGGCGGCCTGCTCTTCGCCAAGATCATCATGCCCTCGGACGAGGAAACCCGCATCACCCGCCTGGACCTGGATTTCGGCCACGAACGTCCCGCCAACATGTTCGAGGCCATCGCCGTGGGCGCGTCCAGCGGCGTGGCCGTCGCGGTGGCGGTGGGCAGCATGCTGATCGCCTTCATCGGCCTGATCGCCCTGGCCAACGGGCTGACCCATGGAATGGGCACCTGGTTCGGGGTGGCCGATCTGTCGCTCGAACGTATTTTCGGCGTGGTCTTCGCCCCGCTGGCCTGGCTGGTCGGCGTGCCCTGGCATGCCTGCGGCATCGTCGGCGCCATCATGGGCCAGAAGCTGATCTTCAACGAATTCGTGGCCTACGTCACGCTGTCGCCACTGTTTCACCAGGCCACGCTCGACGGGCGCACCCTGGCCATCGCCTCCTTCGCGCTGTGCGGCTTTTCCAACCTCTCCTCGGTGGGCATCCTGATCGCCGCCTTCGGCAGCGTCGCCCCGGAACGCCGGTCCGAAATCGCCCGGATCGGCCTGCGCGCGGTCCTGGCCGGCTCGCTGTCCAACTTCGCCAGCGCCACGATCGCCGGCATGTTCGTGGGGTAG
- a CDS encoding glutathione peroxidase, giving the protein MTSVYDFTLPALEGGSINLGALRGKPLLIVNTASKCGFTPQYEGLQAIWSFYRGSDLTVIGVPSNDFGDQEPGSDAEIATFCSRNYSVTFPMAARSHVRGDQTLPLFRWLTQEGGFLSRPRWNFYKYLVGRDGRLANWFVSLTSPESRRMRLAIERAILDH; this is encoded by the coding sequence ATGACCAGCGTCTATGATTTCACCCTGCCCGCCCTGGAGGGCGGCTCCATCAATCTGGGGGCCTTGCGGGGCAAGCCGCTGCTGATCGTCAATACCGCGTCGAAATGCGGCTTTACCCCGCAATATGAGGGGCTGCAGGCCATCTGGTCGTTCTATCGCGGCAGCGATCTGACGGTCATCGGCGTGCCGTCGAACGATTTCGGCGACCAGGAGCCCGGCAGCGACGCGGAGATCGCGACCTTCTGCAGCCGCAATTACAGCGTGACCTTTCCGATGGCCGCCCGCAGCCACGTGCGCGGCGACCAGACGCTGCCGCTGTTCCGCTGGCTGACGCAGGAGGGCGGATTTCTGTCCCGGCCGCGCTGGAATTTCTATAAATACCTGGTCGGGCGCGACGGCAGGCTGGCAAACTGGTTCGTCAGCCTGACATCGCCCGAATCCCGCCGCATGCGCCTGGCCATAGAACGGGCGATCCTGGACCACTGA
- the murJ gene encoding murein biosynthesis integral membrane protein MurJ yields MLKGFLTVGGWTMLSRVLGLVRDQLLAAFLGAGPVQDAYQVAFRLPNMFRRLFGEGALNAAFVPLFSATLTTDGEEHARRFASETLSVLLAWLTVIALLGEIFMPVVLRIIAPGFSHAGSRYGLAVNLSRITFPYLVLICGAALVSGVLNGLHRFGVAAAAYVTFNIVGIAAIFVLTPLTGDVARAAAWGITASGVVQLALLLEAARRAGFRLYLPVPHLTARIRTLIGRMAIGCLGSGITQINLLVDTMIGTLLPEGSVSLMYFADRVNQLPLGVLGAAAGTTLLPVLSRHVSAQDSDNAHLTQNRAIEYALILTVPSALALMVLARPVMATLFGHGAFSPRDAMLSAQSLRAYALGLPAFVLIKVLSPGFFARGDTATPVRIGLATLLLNFVLNLVLMRPLAHVGPPLASSLAAMVNVALLGGVLHRRGALRLGAGTLSRVGRMVLAALGMVVVLVMLDLTVLGPLAVRPNPLRVPAMGVLVLAGMLAYGAGLQLLGVAELRTVGAMVRARLARRRGRPA; encoded by the coding sequence GTGCTGAAGGGTTTTCTGACCGTCGGAGGCTGGACGATGCTCAGCCGCGTGCTGGGGCTGGTGCGCGACCAGCTTCTGGCCGCGTTCCTGGGCGCCGGACCGGTGCAGGACGCCTATCAGGTCGCGTTCCGCCTGCCGAACATGTTTCGCCGCCTGTTCGGCGAGGGGGCATTGAACGCGGCCTTCGTCCCGCTGTTTTCCGCCACCCTGACGACCGACGGCGAGGAGCATGCCCGCCGCTTCGCCAGCGAGACATTGAGCGTGCTGCTGGCCTGGCTGACGGTGATCGCGCTGCTGGGCGAAATCTTCATGCCGGTGGTGCTGCGGATCATCGCCCCGGGCTTCAGCCATGCCGGCAGCCGCTATGGGCTGGCGGTGAATTTGAGCCGTATCACCTTCCCCTACCTGGTGCTGATCTGCGGCGCGGCGCTGGTGTCGGGGGTGCTGAACGGGCTGCATCGCTTCGGGGTGGCGGCGGCGGCCTACGTCACCTTCAACATCGTGGGCATCGCCGCGATCTTCGTCCTGACGCCGCTGACCGGCGACGTGGCGCGCGCCGCCGCCTGGGGCATCACCGCGTCGGGCGTGGTGCAACTGGCCCTGCTGCTGGAGGCCGCGCGGCGCGCGGGGTTTCGGCTGTACCTGCCCGTCCCGCATCTGACCGCGCGCATCCGCACCCTGATCGGCCGCATGGCCATCGGGTGCCTGGGCAGCGGGATCACCCAGATAAACCTGCTGGTCGACACCATGATCGGCACCCTGCTGCCCGAAGGCAGCGTGTCGCTGATGTATTTCGCCGACCGGGTGAACCAGTTGCCGCTGGGCGTGCTGGGGGCCGCTGCGGGCACGACCCTTCTGCCGGTGCTCAGCCGCCATGTCTCGGCCCAGGACAGCGACAATGCGCACCTGACGCAGAACCGGGCGATCGAATATGCGCTGATCCTGACCGTGCCGTCGGCGCTGGCGCTGATGGTGCTGGCCCGGCCGGTCATGGCCACCCTGTTCGGCCATGGGGCGTTCAGTCCGCGCGACGCCATGCTGTCAGCGCAGTCGCTGCGGGCCTATGCGCTGGGACTGCCGGCCTTCGTGCTGATCAAGGTCCTCTCGCCCGGGTTCTTCGCGCGCGGCGACACCGCCACGCCGGTGCGGATCGGCCTGGCGACGCTGCTGCTGAATTTCGTGCTGAACCTGGTGCTGATGCGGCCGCTGGCCCATGTCGGGCCGCCGCTGGCCAGCAGCCTGGCGGCGATGGTCAATGTCGCGCTGCTGGGCGGGGTGCTGCACCGGCGCGGGGCGCTGCGCCTGGGGGCGGGCACGCTGTCGCGGGTCGGACGCATGGTCCTGGCGGCGCTGGGCATGGTGGTGGTGCTGGTGATGCTGGACCTGACGGTGCTGGGCCCGCTGGCGGTGCGGCCCAATCCGCTGCGCGTTCCGGCGATGGGGGTGCTGGTTCTGGCCGGCATGCTGGCCTACGGCGCCGGGCTGCAGCTTCTGGGTGTCGCGGAATTGCGCACGGTCGGGGCGATGGTGCGCGCGCGTCTGGCGCGCCGGCGGGGCCGCCCGGCATGA
- the mutS gene encoding DNA mismatch repair protein MutS yields MTLPSPDGATPAMAQWFSLKAEHPEALLFFRMGDFYELFFSDAESAAGALDIALTARGTHGDMPIPMCGVPVGAAPSYLARLIRRGFRVAVAEQTEPPRKPGKGGPKGPLARAVVRLVTPGTLTEDELLEAGRQNLLVAVAPRAGRGAASHGWGVAWIDISTGTFETASIGGERLVDLLGRLDPAEILAAGEIELGDFASRRAPATVTPQAATARKRVAETFQAASLDAFGTFSDEEAVAAAMALDYIRRSQAGRMPRLSRPHPHEDGGILGLDPATRASLDLLRTREGGSEHTLLASVGRTVTAPGSRLLAEWIAAPLTRGAAIAARQDGWCWLVQEGGVRAALRQALRGAPDIARALGRLSLGRGLPRDAASVRDGLAIARRIARALADGRTAPPTLVADAASHLGEATALEARLNQALAEDLPARLEDGGVIAPGFDGELDAERALRDDSRRIIAGLQNDYAQKFGLASLKIRHHAQLGYVIEIPAAAAGRLRERSDLILRQGTASAARFSTDELVGLDRRIAEAAERAAARERLIFAALVREILDDPGPPAIAGALARLDVLQSCADLAAGGLWCRPEVTDDDAFTLTACRHPVVEAALPRSERFTPNDCVLEPAQRVMLLTGPNMAGKSTFLRQTALAVILAQAGLPVPAKAARIGVVDRLFSRVGASDDLARGRSTFMVEMTETAAILNQAGPRSLVVVDEIGRGTATLDGLAIAWSVLEAMHSTLRCRSIFATHFHELAELAESLPRLSPHTMSVREWKGQVVFQHEVVPGSARRSWGVHVARLAGVPEPVVRRAARLLAGLEKDRAVGARPLPLFSAGEARANDVGAKEAGAKDVETTQSGPDDAGLPDAVRDMLDRMNPDELTPRTALDMVYALKKLMLEES; encoded by the coding sequence ATGACGCTTCCTTCGCCAGACGGCGCCACGCCCGCGATGGCGCAGTGGTTTTCACTGAAGGCCGAACATCCCGAAGCCCTGCTGTTCTTTCGCATGGGCGATTTCTACGAACTGTTCTTCTCGGACGCCGAGTCGGCGGCCGGGGCGCTGGACATCGCGCTGACGGCGCGGGGCACGCATGGCGACATGCCGATCCCGATGTGCGGGGTGCCGGTGGGCGCGGCGCCGTCCTATCTGGCGCGGCTGATTCGGCGCGGCTTCCGCGTGGCGGTGGCCGAGCAGACCGAACCGCCGCGCAAGCCCGGCAAGGGCGGCCCGAAGGGGCCGCTGGCGCGCGCCGTGGTCCGGCTTGTGACCCCCGGCACCCTGACCGAGGACGAGTTGCTGGAGGCCGGGCGGCAGAACCTGCTGGTCGCCGTGGCCCCGCGCGCCGGGCGGGGCGCCGCGTCGCATGGTTGGGGCGTGGCGTGGATTGATATTTCCACCGGTACGTTCGAGACCGCCTCGATCGGCGGCGAGCGGCTGGTGGACCTGCTGGGGCGGCTGGACCCGGCCGAAATCCTGGCGGCGGGCGAGATCGAGCTGGGCGATTTCGCGTCCCGCAGGGCGCCCGCGACCGTTACCCCGCAGGCGGCGACAGCCCGCAAGCGGGTGGCCGAGACCTTCCAGGCCGCCAGCCTGGATGCGTTCGGCACGTTTTCCGACGAGGAAGCCGTCGCGGCCGCCATGGCGCTGGATTATATCCGGCGCAGCCAGGCCGGGCGGATGCCGCGCCTGTCGCGCCCGCATCCGCACGAGGATGGCGGCATATTGGGCCTGGACCCCGCGACCCGGGCCAGCCTGGACCTGCTGCGCACCCGCGAGGGCGGCAGCGAGCATACTTTGCTGGCCAGCGTCGGCCGCACGGTGACGGCACCGGGCAGCCGCTTGCTGGCCGAATGGATCGCCGCCCCCCTGACGCGGGGCGCAGCGATCGCCGCCCGGCAGGATGGCTGGTGCTGGCTGGTGCAGGAAGGCGGCGTGCGCGCGGCGCTGCGCCAGGCGCTGCGTGGCGCCCCGGACATCGCGCGCGCGCTGGGCCGGCTGTCGCTGGGCCGCGGCCTGCCGCGCGACGCGGCATCGGTGCGCGACGGGCTGGCCATCGCGCGGCGGATCGCCCGGGCGCTGGCCGACGGACGCACCGCACCGCCGACGCTGGTCGCGGATGCGGCGTCGCATCTGGGCGAAGCCACGGCGCTGGAAGCCCGGCTGAACCAGGCGCTGGCCGAGGATCTGCCCGCGCGGCTGGAGGATGGGGGCGTGATCGCCCCGGGCTTCGACGGCGAACTGGACGCCGAGCGCGCCCTGCGCGACGACAGCCGGCGGATCATCGCCGGGCTGCAGAACGATTATGCCCAGAAATTCGGACTGGCCAGCCTGAAGATCCGGCATCACGCGCAGTTGGGCTATGTCATCGAGATCCCGGCGGCGGCGGCCGGACGCCTGCGCGAACGCAGCGACCTGATCCTGCGCCAGGGCACGGCCAGCGCCGCGCGTTTTTCGACCGACGAACTGGTCGGCCTGGACCGCCGCATCGCCGAGGCCGCCGAGCGGGCCGCGGCGCGCGAACGGTTGATCTTCGCGGCCCTGGTGCGCGAGATCCTGGACGATCCAGGGCCGCCGGCGATCGCGGGCGCGCTGGCGCGGCTGGACGTGCTGCAATCCTGCGCCGACCTGGCGGCGGGCGGGCTGTGGTGCCGGCCCGAGGTCACGGACGACGATGCCTTTACCCTGACCGCCTGCCGCCATCCGGTGGTCGAGGCCGCCCTGCCGCGCAGCGAGCGTTTCACGCCCAACGATTGCGTGCTGGAACCGGCGCAGCGCGTCATGCTGCTGACCGGGCCGAACATGGCCGGCAAATCGACCTTCCTGCGCCAGACGGCGCTGGCGGTCATCCTGGCGCAGGCGGGGCTGCCGGTGCCGGCCAAGGCGGCGCGCATCGGGGTCGTCGACCGCCTGTTCTCGCGCGTCGGCGCGTCGGACGACCTGGCGCGCGGCCGCTCGACCTTCATGGTCGAGATGACCGAGACCGCCGCCATCCTGAACCAGGCGGGCCCGCGTTCGCTGGTCGTGGTGGACGAGATCGGGCGCGGCACGGCGACCCTGGACGGGCTGGCCATCGCCTGGTCGGTGCTGGAAGCCATGCATTCGACATTGCGCTGCCGCTCGATTTTCGCAACGCACTTCCATGAACTGGCCGAGCTGGCCGAGAGCCTGCCGCGCCTGTCGCCGCATACGATGAGCGTACGGGAATGGAAGGGCCAGGTCGTGTTCCAGCACGAGGTCGTGCCCGGCAGCGCGCGCCGTAGCTGGGGCGTGCATGTCGCAAGGCTGGCCGGCGTGCCGGAACCCGTGGTCCGCCGCGCGGCCCGCCTGCTGGCCGGGCTGGAGAAGGACCGCGCGGTGGGGGCGCGGCCGCTGCCGCTGTTCAGCGCCGGTGAAGCCAGGGCAAACGACGTCGGAGCGAAAGAGGCCGGGGCGAAAGACGTCGAGACAACCCAATCCGGGCCGGACGACGCCGGGCTGCCCGACGCGGTGCGGGACATGCTGGATCGCATGAACCCCGACGAGCTGACGCCGCGTACCGCGCTGGACATGGTCTATGCGCTCAAGAAACTGATGCTTGAAGAATCCTGA